Genomic window (Mya arenaria isolate MELC-2E11 chromosome 16, ASM2691426v1):
AGAGATGCGAACTGAATAATAAGCCTGATATAATTCACTTTGCAACGATCACCCTTAAGGGGCCTCCCCTTACGTGTTGATaacaatgatattattttgatcaATGTAGAGTAGCCACCACTTACACCTTGGGAACATTTGATTTGCAATCATCACTGTAACAATACCTTACGTGTGCATTACATACACTTGGTCATGATTGTCTATAGTAATCCCCGCTTACGTGTTCGTAACATCTGTATTGTAGCCTCCCTTTACATCTTGGTATCATTGGCATTGCCTTGTTCACTGTATTGTAGCCTCTATTTACATCTTGGTATCATAGGCATTGCCTTGATCAATGTATTGTTGCCTCCCTTTACGTCATGGTATCATTGGCATTGCCTTGATTACTGTATTGAAGCCTCCTTTTACGTCCTGGTAGCATTGGCAATGCCCTGATCTCTGTATTGTAGCCTCCCTTTACGTCTTGGTATCATTGGCAttgccttgatcactgtattgtagcctCCCTTTACGTCTTGGTATCATAGGCAttgccttgatcactgtattgtagcctCTCTTTACATCTTGGTATCATTGGCAttgccttgatcactgtattgtagcctCCCTTTACGTCTTGGTATCATTGGCAttgccttgatcactgtattgtagcctCCCTTTACGTCTTGGTATCATTGTCAttgccttgatcactgtattgtagcctCTCTTTACATCTTGGTATCATTGGCATTGCCTTGATAACTGTATTGTAGCCTCCCTTTACGTCTTGGTATCATTGTCAttgccttgatcactgtattgtagcctCCCTTTACGTCTTGGTATCATTGGCAttgccttgatcactgtattgtagcctCCCTTTACGTCTTGGTATCATTGGCAttgccttgatcactgtattgtagcctCTCTTTACATCTTGGTATCATTGACAttgccttgatcactgtatttTAGCCTCCCATTACGTCCTGGTAGCATTGACATTGCCTTGATAACTGTATTGAAGCCTCCCTTTACTTCCTTGTAGCATTGGCATTGCCTTGACCACTGTATTGTAGCATCCATTTACGTCTTGGTATCATTGGCATTGCCTTGACCACTGTTTTGTAGCCTCCCTTTACGTCTTTGTATCATTGGCATTGCCTTGACCACTGTATTGTAGCCTATCTTTACGTCCTAGTAGCATTGGCATTGCCTTGACCACTGTATTGTAGCCTCCCTTTACATCTTGGTATCATTGGCATTGCCTTGACCACTGTATTGTAGCCTCCCTTTCCATCTTGGTATCATTGGCATTGCCTTGACCACTGTATTGTAGCCTCCCTTTACATCTTGGTATCATTGGCATTGCCTTGACCACTGTATTGTAGCATCCATTTACGTCTTGGTATCATTAACATTGCCTTGACCACTGTATTGTAGCCTCCCTTTACGTCTTGGTATCATTGGCATTGCCTTGACCACTGTATTGTAGCCTCTCTTTACGTCTTGGTAGCATTGGCATTGCCTTGACCACTGTATTGGAGCACCTCTTTACGTCTTGGTAGCATTGGCATTGCCTTGACCACTGTATTGTAGCCTCTCCTTACGTCTTGGTATGATTGGCATTGCCTTGACCACTGTATTGTAGCCTCTCTTTACGTCTTGGTATGATTGGCATTGCCTTAACCACTGTATTGTAGCCTCCCTTTACGTCTTGGTATCATTGGCAttgccttgatcactgtattgtagcctCTCTTTACATCTTGGTATCATTGGCTttgccttgatcactgtatGGTAGCCTCTCTTTACATCTTGGTATCATTGGCATTACTTCTTGGTATCATTGTCAttgccttgatcactgtattgtagccACCCTTTACGTCTTGGTATCATTAGCAttgccttgatcactgtatGGTAGCCTCTCTTTACATCTTGGTATCATCGGCATTGCTTTGATCACCTAATAGTAACCTCTattataacattaatataataacTATTTAGCAGTTTCCAATTACGTGTTTGTTTCGATGGTATGTTCATGATAATTGTTCAGTAGCCACTCCttaaatgtttatgatattgGCTTTTGTTTTACCACTCTATAGCAAACTTCCCTTACGTGTTGATGACATTTGTTTTGGCTTACTCACTGTATTATAACTAACCCTGACATGTTGATGTAATTGGTATTTGCTTGCCTTCTCTTACGTGTTAATAACATTGGCTTTGGCTTGATCACTGTATTCTGGCATTTCCATACGAGTTGATAGCATAGGGTTAGCAATGATCACTGTATAGTGACCCTCCCGTTCGGGTTAATAATATTGCTTCGGTTTGTACACTGTATTGAATACTTTCCGTACGTGTTAATAGCATAGGGTTAACAGTGATCACTGTTTAGTGACCTTCCTTTTTGtgttgataatatttacttcgGCTTGATCACTGAAAAATAGCTCCCCATGACGTGTTGATTACATTGACACTGCAttgatcactgtattgtagcctCCCCTTACGTGTTGATAACATTGACACtgccttgatcactgtattgtagACTCCCCTAACTTGGCCTCCCCTAAAGTGTTGATAACATTGACAAtgccttgatcactgtattATAGCCTCCGAATACGTGTTGATAACATTGACACTGCTTTAATCACTGTATTGTAGCCCATCCTTACGTGTTAATAACATTGACATTGGCTTGATCACTGTATTGTTGCCTCTCCTTACGTGTTGATAACATTGACACCGCCTTGATCACTGCATTGTTGCCTACCCTTACGTGTTGATAACATTGACACTGCCTTGATCACTGTATAGTATCCTCCCCTTACGTGTTGATAACATTGACACtgccttgatcactgtattgtagcctCCCTTTACGTGTTGATAACATTGACATTGCCTTGATCACTGTTTAGTAGCCTCCCCTTACGTGTTGATAACATTGACACCgccttgatcactgtattgtagcctCCCCTTACGTGTTGATAACATTGACACTGTCTTGATCACTGTATAGTAGCCTCCCCTTACGTGTTGATAACATTGACACCGCCTTAATCACTGCATTGTATCCTCTACTTACCTGTTGATAACATTGACACCGCCTTGATCACTGCATTGTAGCCTCACCTTACGTGTTGATAACATTGACACCgccttgatcactgtattgAAGCCTCCCCTTACGTGTTGATAACATTGACACCGCCTTGACCACTGTAATGTAGCCTCCCCTTTACGTGTTGATAACATTGACCCTGCCTTGATCACTTTATTGTAGCCTCTCCTTACGTGTGTATAACATTGACACTGCCTTGATCACAGTAGTATAGCCTTACTGTACGTGTTGATAACATTGACACCGCCTTGATCGCTATATAGTAGCCGCCCCTTACCTGTTGATAACATTGACACCGCCTTGATCACTTTATTGTAGCCTCTCCTTACGTGTGTATAACATTGACACTGCCTTGATCACGGTAGTATAGCCTTACTGTACGTGTTGATAACATTGACACCGCCTTGATCGCTATATAGTAGCCGCCCCTTACCTGTTGATAACATTGACACCgccttgatcactgtatttTAGCCTCCCCTTACGTGTTGATAACATCGACACCgccttgatcactgtattgtagcctCTCCTTACGTGTTGATAACATTGACACCGCCTTTATCACTGTACTGTAGCCTCCCCTTACGATGTTGATAACATTGACATTGGCTTGATCACTGTATTGTTGCCTCTCCTAACGTGTTGATAACATTGACACTGCCTTTatcactgtattgtagcctCTCCTTACGTGTTCATTGACACTGCCTTTatcactgtattgtagcctCCCCTTACGTGTTGATAATATTCAATTTACCTTTAAGACTGAAAGTATCTTCCTCTAACGTGTTGATGAAATTGGCATAAGATGCTTTATATGGTGAACACCCGTTGGATAATGGTCACTTTTTCGCTGCCTTTATCGCAAATTGTTAGCATATGTTGTGTTTTGAAGTCAATGTTATTGTCTTAATCTTGCATTGCGATTTAATGGGTATTTCAGGTGATCGCTGGGGTGCCATTCTCATAGCGGGCACAGATACGAATGAGGACATTACCAAATGTTTTGAAGATGATATAAAAAAGCTGGAAAATGAAGTTATTACAAACGTTACTTTGATGGGTGTTAGGTATGTTTCATTGATATCAATGTACGGTTTATATTTTATCGAACGGTGTTCAAGTTAAGAGTATATGTAAGGTGTGTACACGGTGTCGCTTTCTCGTTTCAAGAGTGTAATCATCTGTCACTGTTTTACATGATAAGTTCTTCGAACTGTTACTTTCATTTAACGTTGATGGTCATGTCGTTTTTAAAACAAGCTGAATGGGACCTCAATGTTAGATTACTTACATGCAGGGGAAACTAACGGTTATAAGTAAAGACAAGTGTATAATGATCTCAACAAGGTATACAGTAATGATCAGAACGAGTACATACTCGCATAATTTAGCTTTGTATCTAAAATAATGTGGTGATTACTccaaaaatataatcatatgaCACACATAAGATTCTTTTCCTGGGACAATGTAAAATATCACGtcaaacataaatgtataatttgacGTGAATGTTAGATAATTAACGCGCAGGGAAGAATTACTGTAGTTAGTAAAACATGTTAAGAGTGGCCGCAATAGGGAATAAAGCTACTTGCATAATTCAGTATATTATCcaaaattaatttcttgtatAATCCAAATTTGGAATCCTTTGACGCACATATGAATCTTTTCCAGGGACAATGTTGTTACAGTGAAGAAATCTACAACAACGTACCGTGAACAATTGAAGAACGCGTTCAGCAAGATTGGTATTTCAAAGATCAACACCATAGTATTAGTTTATTCTGGTCATCATGGGGATGAAGGATTTCAATTAGACACTCACACGCTGAAAGACTGTGAGCTTGTAGACGAATTCAATCGTCTTAAACATGTGACGAAAGTTATTGCATTTCTAGATTGCTGTCACCCAAAGAAGCTTATTCTGGACAAAAAAGCGGTGTTGCAGTTTAATGCCGTAACAAGCAAACAATCAGCTATCTCTAGACCAAGAGGTAGCCTGTTTGTAAATGACATTGTCAACGTATTGACAAATCCATGGGAATATAAGTGTTTCGAAAATACACCTTTAATAAGAGATTATGACATGCACAAGTATTTCAACAAGCACCCTTACAATTCGTCGATAGAAACGTCACAACTTTCAAACACTGATGGAGATCTTGACCACATTCTTACATTTAGACCGGTTGACCCTGGATGGCTGAAAGCGTTGGAAGAATCATTAGAAAGCAGCCCATTGCAAGGTAACTTAATTTTGAGTATTTATACTAAATTGATATTGCGACATGGTTAGGAAAGGGACAAAGAATCTTAGCCTTGACTTTGCTCATTTCTATTAATCGACTATTATCTTGAACTGCGACAAGCAAAATGTGTCATATAGTAACTATAAgttaagaaaattatttaacGTCATAGTGTCTTGCTATTGACAATAGGAATAAAGTTCTCAGTTTATGAAACGTAAACAATTGCATGGTTTTGTAGGAAATATGGGTTATGAAAACTATCTGACGTTATAGTGCATTGCTACTGACAATATATCTGTTGTTCCCTTTTTTGATGCGTATTTCAAGTCAACGGTCTGTAGGAAAGATTGGTTATGAAAGCTTTATGACATCATAGTGTTTTGCTACTGACAACATAACTGTGTTTCACAGTTTGTGATGCGTAGGACTTtctgtacatattttttaaaaccttttttcacTATAGTGTCTTGCTACTGACAATTCAACTTTGGTCCCAAGTTTGTGATGTGACATTTgatatgataccaaaataaactaataattcaaacaaaactataagattCATTCCTGTTTGTCGCAGCCCATATAAGTATTTGTTCCAAacgtttacaaaacaaattttaactgACTTCTAATCAGACATTTGGCAATGTTCAATTTCCGCAAATATCCGGGCTGAGCCATAGGTGCAAACTATTAAGAACAAAAGTATGAATACTATATTACACAGAGTATGCTTATATAGCAACGTTTAAATAAcatatatcaatttttgaaacaaaaaaaaatgttttcgtaAATGGCAGTTATTTCTTGGTATCTATAACTCATTGACACATATTAGACATGATGACTGCGGtaaagttaacaatattatttCCAGACTTTACAATGGAGCTATTTAAACTATACGACAAAACTGCAAGCAAAATGTCTATTCCGCTTGACATAGATGTGGTGCTTgagaaaatatatgaaagtcCTCAACTTACTCTAAAAAACAATGCCAAAGACGAAGGGAACGACATAACTGAGTTGattgacatttttcaaaacGAAAAAGGCACATTGGCTAAAACAGTACTTGTTGAAGGCGAGCCAGGGTCGGGAAAATCATCCCTATGTAAGAAGATAGTTCATGAATGGTGTAAAACTAAAGGGAGGACAATTCATTCCCGAACAAAAACTAAATGGAACGAAATATCTTGTCAATTTGAAtttgtgttttacataattCTCCGCGAGGCAATGGAAGAATGttccataaaaaaaatgatagtatCAAATATCGTAGAGAAGATTGGCAAAAACGAAACTAGCATCAAAAAGGAGATCGGCATAGACAAAACAAGGGGAGAAGAATTGCTTGGAGAAATCTTGAAATCCAACACTTGTCTGCTTCTCCTTGATGGTCTAGACGAATGGCAGCACCCTAATGGATGCTTTTTGGACGAAAGAATTCCCCATGATTGTACAAGTTGGGAAAACTGTACCATTCTCATAACCACAAGGCCATACAATCTGGCTGAGCTGATTAAAAaaccctcacagattgacaaaCATGTGATGTTGAAAGGAGTTTCGAGACCGGAAAATCTCGTTGAGAAAATAGTATCTAGTTTAAATGATTTACCAGGCAAAGGGCCGTCCCAGAACACAGAAGGCGCAAGAACACCACTGAACCACAAGCTTTGCATTCAGGAAGTAAAAGGAAAAGATTTGTGGCATTTCAGTAAATGTCCAATCATGTTAGCTCACGTCGTTTGGCTTTGGTACAAGGATGAGCTTTCGACAAGTATGAATCTTTCTGATTTATATGATACGTTGCTAAAAGAACGATGTTTTGAATCGTGCGACAAGAAAATCCAACCTTCTGGACCAAAAGACGAGGAAATTATATCCACCCTGAGCGAAATAgcatttaaaaagttatttgctGAAGATGAAAATCAtacaattgtatttgaaatagaTGAGGAGAAAAATGTGACCTtcaagaaacataaaaaagcATCTCTTGAATCTGGCATCATATCCAGTACCCAAGTTAGACGCGGTCCTCCGCGTTATTACTTCTTGCACAAAACTGTTCAAGAGTACTTAGCGGCGCTGTGGATATCAAAAGACGTTGCAGAGGGTTGTTCACATAtcaaacacacatacaaaaaGAACAGAAGAGAAAGCGGAGTTAGCTTGTCTCAGATTTTAATTTTCCTTTGCAATATGAATACAAAAGCTGCTGAAGACCTTTCCAAAGAAATGAACGAGTTGTTCACGGACTTTTGCGATAGAGTTGGTTATTCTCATCGGGAATCGGAGATGCTGCAGAATACAATCCTACGAGCCCAAAAAGAGCTAGACAGGAGGGACAAATCAGGGAGGAAATTGTGCCTGAAGCACATCTTTCTTAAGGATCACATCGGTGCATCACGAGTTGAGAAAGATTTAGAACAATATGTGAAGACAAACCAATCACACATAGTGTCATTGTTTATCGGACTCAAGCCAAACATTCCATTCCACTTTGCGAACAGTAGCAACAACGAAGTTCTTGATTTAAAGAATTGCAAGGGTTTAAAGTATTTACGACTACTCTCGATAAGCTTCAAAGATGTCATTGGTTTGAATTTGAGTAATCTTGTAGAATGCAGTATACATTTCGAACATCCTCAGCAAGCTCCGAATCTTACATCTACATTCTACAACTATGATATTGAGTGCTTGCAAGCAATGAAAAAACTTGATTTGTCAGGTCTGAAGGACTTCCACTGGTTGCATAAAGATTCAGAACGAAGCGGAGTTCTTGATTTACGACGCCTTGGAAACCTTGAACATCTTGGATTGAACGGACTGCCTTACTCAGATGTGGTGAATCTACCAGTGTTTAGACTACACAGACTAGAAGTAGGATTTAATGAACTACAGCAAGCACCACAGTTTATGTCAATGTTAATAACACATCAAACATGCAAGGTAACTGTTTTGTTCAGCATAGTCccataatataaattttgacaaatattatcTATTAATCAGATGGTTTGTATGTACCcgaaatggttttaaacaacattttagtgacaaacaatgattcagatgcctatttgtttaaatgattagCTGAGGGGTATCAAATGCGTCTGCCTTGAACATACACTTTATTTATATCAAGTCTTAATTGATACCCAATGACACAAAACATTTATGAGATATATGctatttgtatgtatttctaCAAATAACTAAATCGTTTAATTTTATGTTCATACTTTATAGTGACCTGTTTTCAAACGATGCTTTCTAACCAATTGTTTACCTTTTCGGCAAATATATTATACCATGTAAAGGTGAATACGTTGGTCGGTCGGTCTTCCAAACCTTGCCGGAGGTTGCCGAGTAGTAACGATTGTTTTTCACTGACAGTTTAGATAATTgcacaatatgtttttttttcaatgcatgGTGTAAATTAGATGTCTTTGATTGCAATGCACAGAAATGAATGCGTactatattttaaaagatatttttgttcatttatattaGATGGAATGAAAATGTGCACAGATGTTATGACCTAcctctttttttataaaattttcttAGTCAAAAATGCGCGAACATGGCGCTTTAAagctttgtttacaaatatatggTAGAAAGAACATTTTCAATATGCTCTTTCCCTAACACACTTTGACAATTTAATGATGGTATGTTCattgcatattgttttcaactTATTTTTACAAAGATGAAATGTCACAATAATTTGCTACATCATTGCCAGACTGGTGTTTGTTCCATCGCTCACCTTTGtaaactaaaaatgttttaaagtcaTACCAGAATCCATAAGTCAGTTTCCTTCTATTGTCCTATTACATTGCGTCACGGATGTAACATAATCATAATCTTTTCTTCTTCGGTCTGTTGTCAAATTACGGCATGGAATCTTGAGACCTCTCCGCTCTCCATCTCACATCACAAAAATGTCACCTGTTACAAAAACACACTACCCTCAATTCATGCCACAAAGACACGTTGTGTTAATAAGTACTCCATCCCTACACCGCTTTtgattttgtgcattttttatttgatattctaTTTCAGTCACATTTTAGGACGAaatgttgtcatttttattattttattaaaataaagatacacAACAAAAGCACGCTTTGAAATAACACGCCCAATAATCGTTTCGATGTTGGAAAGGGATTTTAGATTGTTTTAATCCAAGGGCTGAATTGTCACAATTGTTAATACTTATAATACGGATCTATTTTTAAAGAGCATACTACAGATTGCCAGTGTTTTAACAGACTTTTGGATATAACATGTTATTAGCATAATTACTAGAGTAACGGTTTGTTGAAACAGATATATGTTGCAAACTTATCCAAACAAAAGCTAAATAGAAACCATTTACAGATGGCAATTAACACTTAAATGGCAAAACTAATTTTAGAGTATAATTTGAATTAAggtgataaaaacataaatgcataGTATTActttacaatgaaaatacagAGGCAAGTTTGAATATTATATGTCAAGTAAGTTGAGTCCTGATTTAGTGTGTCCTTTATGGATGATTTATATACTTATATCATACCTTACAAAAAATAGTCCCTTCTTAGTATATATAAAGTCGATCGGTctgtatatcactgtattttgatagAAATCCATTTCTATGACGTCCGTGGTCCATGTCATACATTTTTGCGGTCCAGACCTCGccaaacatgtttaataaaacaaagattcAACAGATAAATGGGAGATATAGAGGTggaattgtatttttatttcacgaTTGTCAtagaaatcatatttttttaagttaaatatactttttctaTAATCAAGAGTGTAATTAAATGCGATCTttactaaaaatacaaattttctgtttcttttatgccaaTTTTCCGAGTTtcatagtattttaatttattttagtaataACTCCATATTTTTAAAGGGTGTTATTTAAATCTCAACCCGTGtgacgcccctcacgcaaaattatagctggCGACGTAGCTGCatatttttctatttccggtttgttgataaaaagtttTCTGATTATCtaaagtttattattcgctcgttgttagtgcatatattttatgaacagttatcagtgaagttttataagtgcgCCTTTGTTCAAAAGAATAACGGAAACACTTTAATTATAAGCTGGGCAGGATTACATAACCAAATTCCTTCGCAGCCATTTCTTGATGGATAATTTAaaaggtcgaatgtgttagCAAACCAATTgtggataatcattggatataaaacatttttcttagtttttcatgatacatggatattcagtcaacttactgtaagagtctgtttcgcttgaagacaggtcgttttCCATGTAAAATTGCAGACCAtggttgttgacaaattttgaggcgtgggagGTTTTAAATATCAGTTAATTTGTATAGTGTTGTGTGTATTTTCCGGaaagttcgtattacgtattaTAACGacaaaaagttcaaaacacatttgaaaaagtatataacattccatttatgtttgaacaattttttttgccTGTTATTTGTTTGGGACGAAAGTAAATGTTCGAATATTCGGTATAAAGTAAAGGTTTTAAAATCaggataaacatttttcaaataaactgtaagtttttttgaaatgtatatattttttccaacATGTTCTTGTTCAAAGTGATATGTTCTGTTTTGAAGTAACtgcaatcaattttaaaagttctaaaatattgatatgtacACTCTTtattttgcagaaaaatatgaatttgatattttcactgtaattgtttcactgataaaactcaatatttcatcaaaaagcatgaaataagCGTGGTTATTTTTGTAACCGTTTCTCATATAATTTCTGCTGAAGCATTCTGCATTAATagaaaacatgaatttaataGTTGATAATACGCTTGCAGGTAATGTATGTATCCGATCGTTAAGATTCTTATAATTGTCAGTGCATAATAATGTAATACTTATATTCTTGTTAATAACAAGTTAATAATGGCTGTGATGGGCCAACTAAGTTTTTAATCCTAGTAATCATGTTCTATTGATCATTCTACGGCAGTAATATCACCATTGTACCTTAGAGATTTAGTTTtttgacaagcccagtagttgTGTATGATTA
Coding sequences:
- the LOC128221831 gene encoding uncharacterized protein LOC128221831 isoform X2, which produces MRELLAFNGKAGKLNEGVFTTLKLICRPEKAKQAKQGNAPQGNNTTRVSKGDVPLYNTRLVIRTVEKHWAGDLSEEDIEKNLEQTILHYAIVPQVAYYRNAQTVSFVAPFFGGGTLDEVIQREREETAKIATERPSKRKPEIEAERPSERKQEITAESSQTLEWRDKLRILYQICRAIEYLHQPPECKRKPVSHGDICMQNVLLDEQKNARLLFLSPKSVEGEVGDKQFQEDKNKDVQAFTDMAHDLLGQSGKKAASYLLPRIQEAVTITDIKKELESGLRKEDIKYWTSTQDDGKKKDDDGKKKDGDGKKKDAGVTKKDRCEICCVNKPEMTFVKLQHAKSCPSKIKICVGCLWNWQYNPVKCHSCDQEKIQSPVGDRWGAILIAGTDTNEDITKCFEDDIKKLENEVITNVTLMGVRDNVVTVKKSTTTYREQLKNAFSKIGISKINTIVLVYSGHHGDEGFQLDTHTLKDCELVDEFNRLKHVTKVIAFLDCCHPKKLILDKKAVLQFNAVTSKQSAISRPRGSLFVNDIVNVLTNPWEYKCFENTPLIRDYDMHKYFNKHPYNSSIETSQLSNTDGDLDHILTFRPVDPGWLKALEESLESSPLQDFTMELFKLYDKTASKMSIPLDIDVVLEKIYESPQLTLKNNAKDEGNDITELIDIFQNEKGTLAKTVLVEGEPGSGKSSLCKKIVHEWCKTKGRTIHSRTKTKWNEISCQFEFVFYIILREAMEECSIKKMIVSNIVEKIGKNETSIKKEIGIDKTRGEELLGEILKSNTCLLLLDGLDEWQHPNGCFLDERIPHDCTSWENCTILITTRPYNLAELIKKPSQIDKHVMLKGVSRPENLVEKIVSSLNDLPGKGPSQNTEGARTPLNHKLCIQEVKGKDLWHFSKCPIMLAHVVWLWYKDELSTSMNLSDLYDTLLKERCFESCDKKIQPSGPKDEEIISTLSEIAFKKLFAEDENHTIVFEIDEEKNVTFKKHKKASLESGIISSTQVRRGPPRYYFLHKTVQEYLAALWISKDVAEGCSHIKHTYKKNRRESGVSLSQILIFLCNMNTKAAEDLSKEMNELFTDFCDRVGYSHRESEMLQNTILRAQKELDRRDKSGRKLCLKHIFLKDHIGASRVEKDLEQYVKTNQSHIVSLFIGLKPNIPFHFANSSNNEVLDLKNCKGLKYLRLLSISFKDVIGLNLSNLVECSIHFEHPQQAPNLTSTFYNYDIECLQAMKKLDLSGLKDFHWLHKDSERSGVLDLRRLGNLEHLGLNGLPYSDVVNLPVFRLHRLEVGFNELQQAPQFMSMLITHQTCKREIRHWCCRGVP
- the LOC128221831 gene encoding uncharacterized protein LOC128221831 isoform X1, which encodes MRELLAFNGKAGKLNEGVFTTLKLICRPEKAKQAKQGNAPQGNNTTRVSKGDVPLYNTRLVIRTVEKHWAGDLSEEDIEKNLEQTILHYAIVPQVAYYRNAQTVSFVAPFFGGGTLDEVIQREREETAKIATERPSKRKPEIEAERPSERKQEITAESSQTLEWRDKLRILYQICRAIEYLHQPPECKRKPVSHGDICMQNVLLDEQKNARLLFLSPKSVEGEVGDKQFQEDKNKDVQAFTDMAHDLLGQSGKKAASYLLPRIQEAVTITDIKKELESGLRKEDIKYWTSTQDDGKKKDDDGKKKDGDGKKKDAGVTKKDRCEICCVNKPEMTFVKLQHAKSCPSKIKICVGCLWNWQYNPVKCHSCDQEKIQSPVGDRWGAILIAGTDTNEDITKCFEDDIKKLENEVITNVTLMGVRDNVVTVKKSTTTYREQLKNAFSKIGISKINTIVLVYSGHHGDEGFQLDTHTLKDCELVDEFNRLKHVTKVIAFLDCCHPKKLILDKKAVLQFNAVTSKQSAISRPRGSLFVNDIVNVLTNPWEYKCFENTPLIRDYDMHKYFNKHPYNSSIETSQLSNTDGDLDHILTFRPVDPGWLKALEESLESSPLQDFTMELFKLYDKTASKMSIPLDIDVVLEKIYESPQLTLKNNAKDEGNDITELIDIFQNEKGTLAKTVLVEGEPGSGKSSLCKKIVHEWCKTKGRTIHSRTKTKWNEISCQFEFVFYIILREAMEECSIKKMIVSNIVEKIGKNETSIKKEIGIDKTRGEELLGEILKSNTCLLLLDGLDEWQHPNGCFLDERIPHDCTSWENCTILITTRPYNLAELIKKPSQIDKHVMLKGVSRPENLVEKIVSSLNDLPGKGPSQNTEGARTPLNHKLCIQEVKGKDLWHFSKCPIMLAHVVWLWYKDELSTSMNLSDLYDTLLKERCFESCDKKIQPSGPKDEEIISTLSEIAFKKLFAEDENHTIVFEIDEEKNVTFKKHKKASLESGIISSTQVRRGPPRYYFLHKTVQEYLAALWISKDVAEGCSHIKHTYKKNRRESGVSLSQILIFLCNMNTKAAEDLSKEMNELFTDFCDRVGYSHRESEMLQNTILRAQKELDRRDKSGRKLCLKHIFLKDHIGASRVEKDLEQYVKTNQSHIVSLFIGLKPNIPFHFANSSNNEVLDLKNCKGLKYLRLLSISFKDVIGLNLSNLVECSIHFEHPQQAPNLTSTFYNYDIECLQAMKKLDLSGLKDFHWLHKDSERSGVLDLRRLGNLEHLGLNGLPYSDVVNLPVFRLHRLEVGFNELQQAPQFMSMLITHQTCKNEREGLFSHLKDLSLENVRMSEEKFRRLSLSFITAGDTSLVLSWCSIEPEDDVPQLQDEYEQQVVPSDCTTSIDLHLPKWPAIHSPAQTAQLRFRFVSLSTDVIERLVSQALVSGHWVECVLDQCSIGPPPDIRSLKENMETIPAIQIETFEFEPNNDTPHWLWPTKYKGDQTWNIRFKVNAKKSTLT